In the genome of Neofelis nebulosa isolate mNeoNeb1 chromosome 6, mNeoNeb1.pri, whole genome shotgun sequence, one region contains:
- the TUBE1 gene encoding tubulin epsilon chain isoform X2 — protein MEEGVVNEILQGPLRDVFDSKQLITDISGSGNNWAMGHKVFGRLYQEQILEKLRKSAEHCDCLQCFFIIHSMGGGTGSGLGTFLLKVLEDEFPEVYRFVTSVYPSGEDDVITSPYNSILAMKELNEHADCVLPIDNQSLFDIISKIDLMVNSGKLGTTIKPKSLVTSSAGALKKQHQKPFDAMNNIVANLLLNLTSSARFEGSLNMDLNEISMNLVPFPQLHYLVSSLTPLYTLADVNIPTRRLDQMFSDAFSKDHQLIRADPKHSLYLACALMVRGNVQVSDLRRNIERLKPSLQFISWNQEGWKTSLCSVPPVGHSHSLLALANNTCVKPTFMELRERFMRLYKKKAHLHHYLQIEGMEESCFMEAVSSLSALIEEYNQLDATRSMPVEDLPRLSVAV, from the exons ATGGAGGAAGGGGTAGTAAATGAAATTCTGCAGGGACCGTTGAGAGATGTGTTTGATAGCAAGCAGCTCATCACTGATATTTCTGGCTCAGGGAATAATTG gGCTATGGGTCACAAAGTTTTTGGCAGGCTTTATCAAGAACAGATTTTAGAGAAACTCAGAAAGTCGGCAGAGCACTGTGATTGTTTACAGTGTTTTTTTATAATACATTCCATGGGAGGAG GAACAGGATCTGGACTTGGCACGTTTCTCTTAAAGGTGCTTGAGGACGAATTCCCAGAAGTATACAGATTTGTGACTTCAGTTTATCCTTCTGGTGAGGATGATGTCATAACCTCACCTTATAATAGCATCTTGGCAATGAAGGAACTTAATGAGCATGCAGACTGTGTGTTGCCCATTGACAACCAA tctTTATTTGACATCATTAGCAAAATTGACCTCATGGTGAATTCTGGAAAGTTGGGTACAACTATAAAGCCAAAGAGTCTGGTTACTTCAAGTGCTGGGGCTTTGAAAAAGCAGCACCAGAAGCCCTTTGATGCAATGAACAACATTGTGGCAAATTTGCTGCTGAACCTAACCAG cTCTGCAAGGTTTGAAGGGTCCCTTAATATGGATCTTAATGAAATCAGCATGAATTTAGTTCCTTTTCCTCAACTGCATTATCTTGTGTCAAGCCTAACACCTCTGTATACACTGGCAGATGTTAATATTCCTACCCGAAG GTTGGATCAGATGTTTTCAGATGCCTTTAGTAAAGATCACCAGCTAATTCGGGCTGACCCCAAACATAGCCTCTACCTCGCCTGTGCCCTTATGGTTAGAGGAAATGTACAGGTTTCAGATCTTCGCAGAAATATTGAAAg ATTAAAACCTTCTCTACAGTTTATCTCCTGGAATCAAGAAGGCTGGAAAACCAGCCTGTGTTCAGTACCTCCCGTGGGGCATTCCCATTCATTATTAGCTCTAGCAAATAACACATGCGTGAAGCCTACCTTCATGGAACTCAGAGAGCGATTCATGAGGCTCTACAAGAAAAAG GCTCATCTTCATCACTATCTACAAATTGAAGGGATGGAGGAAAGCTGTTTCATGGAAGCTGTGTCATCTTTATCCGCACTCATAGAGGAATATAACCAACTGGACGCCACACGAAGCATGCCTGTGGAAGATTTACCTAGACTAAGCGTAGCTGTGTAA
- the TUBE1 gene encoding tubulin epsilon chain isoform X1 → MTQSVVVQIGQCGNQIGCCFWDLALREHAAVNQKGIYDEAISSFFRNVDTRVVGDGGNISKGKICSLKARAVLIDMEEGVVNEILQGPLRDVFDSKQLITDISGSGNNWAMGHKVFGRLYQEQILEKLRKSAEHCDCLQCFFIIHSMGGGTGSGLGTFLLKVLEDEFPEVYRFVTSVYPSGEDDVITSPYNSILAMKELNEHADCVLPIDNQSLFDIISKIDLMVNSGKLGTTIKPKSLVTSSAGALKKQHQKPFDAMNNIVANLLLNLTSSARFEGSLNMDLNEISMNLVPFPQLHYLVSSLTPLYTLADVNIPTRRLDQMFSDAFSKDHQLIRADPKHSLYLACALMVRGNVQVSDLRRNIERLKPSLQFISWNQEGWKTSLCSVPPVGHSHSLLALANNTCVKPTFMELRERFMRLYKKKAHLHHYLQIEGMEESCFMEAVSSLSALIEEYNQLDATRSMPVEDLPRLSVAV, encoded by the exons ATGACCCAGTCGGTGGTCGTACAGA TCGGCCAGTGCGGAAACCAGATCGGCTGCTGCTTTTGGGATCTGGCGCTAAGGGAGCACGCCGCGGTCAACCAG aaaggaATTTATGACGAGGCAATAAGCAGCTTCTTTAGAAATGTGGATACCAG aGTGGTTGGTGATGGTGGCAATATTTCCAAGGGGAAAATTTGTTCTTTGAAAGCACGA gcTGTCTTGATTGACATGGAGGAAGGGGTAGTAAATGAAATTCTGCAGGGACCGTTGAGAGATGTGTTTGATAGCAAGCAGCTCATCACTGATATTTCTGGCTCAGGGAATAATTG gGCTATGGGTCACAAAGTTTTTGGCAGGCTTTATCAAGAACAGATTTTAGAGAAACTCAGAAAGTCGGCAGAGCACTGTGATTGTTTACAGTGTTTTTTTATAATACATTCCATGGGAGGAG GAACAGGATCTGGACTTGGCACGTTTCTCTTAAAGGTGCTTGAGGACGAATTCCCAGAAGTATACAGATTTGTGACTTCAGTTTATCCTTCTGGTGAGGATGATGTCATAACCTCACCTTATAATAGCATCTTGGCAATGAAGGAACTTAATGAGCATGCAGACTGTGTGTTGCCCATTGACAACCAA tctTTATTTGACATCATTAGCAAAATTGACCTCATGGTGAATTCTGGAAAGTTGGGTACAACTATAAAGCCAAAGAGTCTGGTTACTTCAAGTGCTGGGGCTTTGAAAAAGCAGCACCAGAAGCCCTTTGATGCAATGAACAACATTGTGGCAAATTTGCTGCTGAACCTAACCAG cTCTGCAAGGTTTGAAGGGTCCCTTAATATGGATCTTAATGAAATCAGCATGAATTTAGTTCCTTTTCCTCAACTGCATTATCTTGTGTCAAGCCTAACACCTCTGTATACACTGGCAGATGTTAATATTCCTACCCGAAG GTTGGATCAGATGTTTTCAGATGCCTTTAGTAAAGATCACCAGCTAATTCGGGCTGACCCCAAACATAGCCTCTACCTCGCCTGTGCCCTTATGGTTAGAGGAAATGTACAGGTTTCAGATCTTCGCAGAAATATTGAAAg ATTAAAACCTTCTCTACAGTTTATCTCCTGGAATCAAGAAGGCTGGAAAACCAGCCTGTGTTCAGTACCTCCCGTGGGGCATTCCCATTCATTATTAGCTCTAGCAAATAACACATGCGTGAAGCCTACCTTCATGGAACTCAGAGAGCGATTCATGAGGCTCTACAAGAAAAAG GCTCATCTTCATCACTATCTACAAATTGAAGGGATGGAGGAAAGCTGTTTCATGGAAGCTGTGTCATCTTTATCCGCACTCATAGAGGAATATAACCAACTGGACGCCACACGAAGCATGCCTGTGGAAGATTTACCTAGACTAAGCGTAGCTGTGTAA